A genome region from Thermococcus onnurineus NA1 includes the following:
- a CDS encoding KH domain-containing protein, whose protein sequence is MKAPICEVCLKTDDILCPADEKKLQEGIISELDVKVARLLYKLIGDADVEFKKAVEAGDLVIIMVGEGDVPITIGKGGKNIKALMRELGKRIRVIESVEVKGTDDVKKLATDLLYPAGVFGVNIVYKPGGGTYYKVLVLSRDRKKLPEKAEVLESILSQIVGQEVKINFI, encoded by the coding sequence ATGAAGGCGCCAATCTGTGAGGTGTGTTTAAAGACCGACGACATTCTGTGCCCGGCTGATGAGAAAAAGCTTCAAGAAGGGATTATCTCCGAGCTGGATGTTAAAGTCGCGAGACTCCTATACAAGCTCATTGGCGACGCTGACGTTGAATTCAAGAAGGCCGTTGAAGCTGGCGACCTCGTAATAATCATGGTTGGCGAGGGCGACGTTCCTATAACCATCGGAAAGGGTGGCAAGAACATAAAGGCCCTTATGAGGGAGCTCGGTAAGAGGATAAGGGTCATTGAGAGCGTTGAAGTGAAAGGCACTGACGACGTTAAGAAGCTCGCCACTGACCTGCTCTACCCTGCCGGAGTCTTTGGCGTGAACATCGTTTACAAGCCGGGCGGAGGAACCTACTACAAGGTTCTCGTTCTCAGCAGGGATAGGAAGAAGCTCCCGGAGAAGGCGGAGGTTCTGGAGAGCATACTCTCCCAGATAGTCGGCCAGGAAGTTAAAATAAACTTCATTTGA
- the aspS gene encoding aspartate--tRNA(Asn) ligase translates to MYRTHYSSQITEDLNGQRVKVAGWVWEVKDLGGIKFLWIRDREGIVQITAPKKKVDPEIFKLIPKLNSEDVIAVEGIVNFTPKAKLGFEILPEKLEVLSRAQTPLPLDPTGKVKAELDTRLDNRFMDVRKPEVTAIFKIRSSVFKAVHDFFHGEGFIEVHTPKIIATATEGGTELFPMKYFEKDAFLAQSPQLYKQIMMASGLDRVYEVAPIFRAEEHNTTRHLNEAWSIDAEMAFIENEEEVMELLERLIAYTINHVREHNEKELETLNFELEEPKLPFPRLAYDKALEILADLGKEIPWGEDIDTEGERLLGKYMMENENAPLYFLYRYPSEAKPFYIMKYDDKPEICRAFDLEYRGVEITSGGQREHRVDVLVEQIKEKGLNPESFEFYLKAFRYGMPPHGGFGLGAERLLKQMLNLNNIREVVLFPRDRRRLTP, encoded by the coding sequence ATGTACCGGACGCACTACTCGAGTCAGATTACGGAAGACCTAAACGGCCAGCGCGTCAAGGTTGCTGGCTGGGTCTGGGAAGTTAAGGACCTCGGAGGAATAAAGTTCCTCTGGATAAGGGACAGGGAAGGCATAGTTCAGATAACCGCACCGAAGAAGAAGGTTGACCCGGAAATATTCAAACTCATCCCGAAGCTCAACTCAGAAGACGTCATAGCCGTCGAGGGAATAGTCAACTTCACACCCAAGGCAAAGCTCGGCTTTGAAATCCTCCCCGAGAAGCTCGAAGTTCTCAGCAGGGCCCAAACACCCCTTCCCCTTGATCCGACGGGAAAAGTCAAGGCCGAGCTTGACACGAGGCTCGACAACCGCTTCATGGACGTCAGAAAGCCCGAGGTAACGGCGATATTCAAAATCCGTTCCAGCGTTTTCAAAGCGGTTCACGACTTCTTCCACGGCGAGGGTTTCATAGAGGTTCACACGCCAAAGATAATCGCCACCGCAACCGAAGGTGGAACCGAGCTCTTCCCTATGAAGTACTTCGAGAAGGACGCCTTCCTTGCCCAGAGTCCGCAGCTATACAAGCAGATAATGATGGCGAGCGGCCTCGACCGTGTTTATGAAGTCGCCCCCATATTCAGGGCAGAGGAGCACAACACCACCAGGCATCTCAACGAGGCATGGAGCATAGATGCGGAGATGGCCTTCATAGAAAACGAGGAGGAAGTAATGGAGCTCCTTGAGAGGCTCATTGCTTACACCATCAATCACGTCCGCGAGCACAACGAAAAGGAGCTTGAAACGCTGAACTTCGAGCTTGAGGAGCCGAAACTGCCGTTCCCAAGGCTGGCCTATGACAAAGCACTTGAGATCCTCGCCGACCTTGGCAAGGAGATCCCCTGGGGCGAGGACATAGACACAGAGGGCGAGAGACTTCTTGGAAAGTACATGATGGAGAACGAGAACGCACCACTCTACTTCCTCTACCGCTATCCGAGCGAGGCCAAACCCTTCTACATCATGAAGTACGACGACAAGCCGGAGATATGCCGCGCCTTTGACCTTGAATACAGGGGAGTAGAGATAACCTCAGGCGGCCAGAGGGAGCACCGCGTTGATGTCCTCGTCGAGCAGATTAAGGAGAAGGGCCTCAACCCGGAGAGCTTCGAGTTCTATCTCAAGGCTTTCCGCTACGGCATGCCTCCTCATGGTGGCTTCGGTCTCGGGGCGGAGAGACTCCTCAAACAGATGCTCAACCTCAACAACATCAGGGAAGTCGTACTCTTCCCGAGGGACAGGAGAAGACTCACACCGTAA
- a CDS encoding COG1361 family protein: protein MKKAAALILLGLMIFSFAPMAHLVKSATVPEYASITGISLGLKDKAVLGPFEVQFIDVDMYWSRLSFQVNGPDGPKLYVVGQGESFVYPAADNQYLNITLTWIRSDTKTALIEIQSPLQKLLSGQKLNVGDTINLPEGFPQISIKLTSTSDTQATFLVTLPYGETQTLVITEGSGGSVRYKLGDVYSYSNYVYIHLLNTTSDGPATVDIYVPKVASTDFKIVREGEEETAPTTTVETVLVYNDLLYVNEKLPITVDNVTYYVKLISATRGAITVEVFKGDQSLGSMILEIGDFPKDVPNAPLKLSVQSAEPDYKRAIIRVYAPIGAQVTPILRQANVIAMIDAVPKEIMLGDNLVVAINVENLGRGDAYDVSVAAPIPNDFELVSMTKTWAFETLPAFTKMPALIYVLKPTKVGEFDIGKVIVTFYDDKSLETGQERVIYSQPLTGIKVYGIPAIDVTAQAYNGTWGSYVTANVGDNVTVRFILTAADGNPDYEFVQNATLLLDLPNSVDGPTAVEVGTIKAGETKTVRVDFKVLKENLTNVKAVLVYADPLGNEHQLELGNLVTINSIPPRVIVKEVPVYPGPEELPKYINQTLANMSDPAPVAKEISAVVEKYNPTTNYWKVLGILFLILALVFGGLTYKYWDESEKLREKLERKKHRRPGGLPKKAEEEERESSEMVEL from the coding sequence ATGAAAAAGGCTGCCGCTTTAATCCTCTTGGGTCTGATGATTTTCTCATTTGCACCTATGGCACACCTAGTAAAATCCGCAACGGTGCCCGAGTACGCCAGCATAACGGGAATCTCGCTTGGACTAAAAGACAAGGCTGTTCTGGGTCCCTTTGAGGTGCAGTTCATCGACGTTGATATGTACTGGAGCAGGCTGAGCTTCCAGGTCAACGGACCGGATGGTCCAAAGCTCTACGTTGTGGGGCAAGGCGAGTCGTTTGTTTATCCCGCGGCCGACAACCAGTACCTCAACATTACTCTGACCTGGATCAGATCCGATACCAAGACCGCCCTCATCGAGATACAGTCCCCTCTCCAGAAGTTACTCTCTGGCCAGAAGCTCAACGTGGGTGACACAATAAACCTCCCCGAGGGCTTCCCACAGATAAGCATTAAACTCACCTCAACCTCGGACACACAGGCTACCTTCCTTGTGACTCTCCCGTACGGCGAGACCCAGACCCTCGTGATAACCGAGGGCTCTGGTGGAAGCGTTAGGTATAAGCTCGGTGATGTTTACTCCTACTCCAATTACGTTTACATTCACCTCTTAAACACCACAAGCGATGGTCCGGCGACAGTTGACATCTATGTCCCCAAGGTCGCCTCGACCGACTTCAAGATAGTGAGGGAAGGCGAGGAAGAAACCGCTCCAACGACAACCGTTGAGACGGTTCTCGTTTACAATGACCTCCTTTACGTCAACGAGAAGCTCCCGATAACCGTTGACAATGTTACCTACTACGTCAAGCTCATATCAGCTACTAGAGGTGCAATTACTGTTGAAGTCTTCAAAGGTGATCAGAGCCTTGGATCAATGATCCTTGAGATAGGTGATTTTCCCAAAGACGTTCCGAACGCTCCCCTCAAGCTGTCTGTTCAGAGTGCTGAGCCCGACTATAAGAGGGCTATCATCAGGGTTTACGCTCCCATTGGTGCTCAAGTAACTCCAATCCTTAGGCAGGCCAATGTTATTGCCATGATAGATGCCGTTCCTAAGGAGATAATGCTTGGCGACAACCTCGTTGTGGCCATAAATGTCGAGAACCTTGGCAGGGGCGATGCTTACGATGTCAGCGTTGCAGCTCCAATACCAAACGACTTCGAGCTGGTCAGCATGACAAAAACATGGGCGTTTGAAACACTTCCTGCGTTTACCAAAATGCCTGCCCTTATCTACGTCCTCAAGCCAACCAAGGTTGGGGAATTTGACATTGGTAAGGTAATAGTCACCTTCTACGACGATAAGAGCCTTGAAACTGGCCAAGAGCGGGTGATATACTCCCAGCCTCTCACTGGGATCAAGGTATACGGTATACCTGCCATTGACGTCACAGCCCAGGCCTACAACGGAACGTGGGGAAGCTATGTCACCGCAAATGTGGGCGATAATGTCACCGTCAGGTTCATCCTCACGGCCGCTGATGGAAATCCGGACTACGAGTTCGTCCAGAACGCCACACTCCTCCTCGACCTGCCCAACAGCGTTGATGGCCCCACTGCCGTTGAGGTGGGCACCATAAAGGCAGGCGAAACGAAGACCGTCAGGGTTGACTTCAAGGTCCTTAAGGAGAACCTCACCAACGTCAAGGCGGTACTTGTTTATGCAGACCCGCTCGGAAATGAACACCAGCTTGAGCTCGGCAATCTCGTCACCATAAACAGCATCCCACCGAGGGTCATCGTTAAAGAAGTTCCGGTCTATCCGGGCCCGGAGGAGCTTCCAAAGTACATCAACCAGACCCTTGCCAACATGAGCGATCCAGCCCCAGTTGCCAAGGAGATAAGTGCAGTCGTCGAGAAGTACAACCCAACGACCAACTACTGGAAGGTTCTGGGAATACTCTTCCTGATACTCGCACTGGTCTTCGGAGGTTTGACCTACAAGTACTGGGACGAGTCCGAGAAGCTCAGAGAAAAGCTCGAGAGGAAGAAGCACAGGCGCCCAGGCGGACTCCCTAAGAAGGCCGAGGAAGAAGAGCGGGAAAGCTCTGAAATGGTTGAGCTCTGA